The region tttaacagtacattagcaacatgctaacgaaacatttagaaagacaatttacaaatatcactaaaaatatcatgtaatcatggatcatgtcagttattattgctccatctgccatttttcgctattgttcttgcttgcttacctagtctgatgattcagctgtgcacagatccagacatcctgcccttgtctaatgcttgaacatgggctggcatatgcaaatattgggggcgtacatattaatgatcccgactgttacgtaacagtcggtgttatgttgagattcgcctgttcgtctgaggtcttttaaacaaatgagatttatataagaaggaggaaacaacggtgttggagactcactgtatgccatttccatgtactgaactcttgttattcaactatgccaagatgaattcaatttttaattctagggcacctttaatagacaCAATAAAATCTAGAAGTAATAAAAGAAGTCAACACAATATTTATGGATAATAAAGTTTTGTTGATGAATGTGTAGAACACAGTGTGATTCATAATGAGCATGCTAATGAAAGTCAATAAACATGACGAGAGCAGTTTCGTTTCCTGCTTTGACATGTCAtgttgaaacaggaagtttAGGCAGAACAATTTTTAAACACGTCTTGGATCTCAGTAACTAAACCCTAACGGCTAAGAACCTACCTCTCTAGTGGCTCTCTCGCCTGCCTGCACAGCCCCCTCCATGTAACCGCTCCACTCTGTGGCCGTTTCAGTTCCTGCAAAGTACAGCCTGCCCACCGGCTCCCGCAGGACCCTGAAATGGAGAGAAACATCTTCTCATATTGATTTCTGCTCTAGTTTACTCAACAAAAGCAGGCTAGTACAATGCTGAATCAGAGATGCTCCATCTGGAGGTACTGTACACTAACCTGCCATACTGTGTCATGATTCCAGGGGAAAGTAGGCGGTGTAGCAGCCACCAGAGTATTCCTCCTCACACCAGTTTTTCTCCTCGTAGTGCACAGGCTGAGAAAGAGACCGCCATGAAAAGTTAGCATCAAAAAATGATGAGACTAAAGGATGATTTCTGGTCATGGAGACTCACATGTAGTGCTTCCTCTGAGCCGAGCACACGAGAATAAATCTCACAGATCCTTCTCTTTCTAAAAATGATTGACAACATTCCGGTAAGAAAAAACACGGTTTCAAAGTATAGTGAGattttgtattaatatgaaaacaaagaCACTTCTACCTCTCATCTTTCGTCAGGCCTGCTAGTTTCCTAGATTTTCGTGCCAGGATGAAACTGTAAAAGAGAAAGAACCAGCTTACTGTTCTGTCACCTCAGGCATCTCACTTATTTTGTGAGTAGTTTACGTTCATCCTGCAACAGAAAGCTCATCGCTTTATTTACCCCATTATAGCAGGCACAGACCCATCAGGCTTAGTGTCGTCAAGCGTGAGACCAATAGGCGCGTCCTCCTCCTCGATCACCATGCTGCcacagaatcctgaaaaaaacaaaacagccaTGTGTAGCCAGTgtcattttagtattatttaaatacaattctatctttaatttatacttagttttagtaattttagcaCTTCAACTTACTGTTATTTCAGTAGGTTGCCAAGTCAAcattttaacagtttttcatctaaaattatattttttattttagctttatttcatataaagaaaattattattttttatatataattttacgTTTTAAAACTGTGTGTAGCCACTTTGTTTTTAAGGgcgtgttcacacttggcaagTTTTGTTCAATTAAAACGAACTCAGGTGCGATTGccctgttagtgcggttcatttgattaagtgtgaatgctgccatccaaaccctggtgcgcaccaaacaagtggATCGAGGGCCCTGAAAAGGTCAGCttccaaacaaactctggtgcggtttgactgaaatatgaacGCAACCAAAATTAATGAACCAAAAACACCccaaaaaggacagaatgctgAAGCATACCTGTTTTTTTCTCAGGAGCTACGCTGCCCATTACAGTTCGGTATAGGTGTCAGATGTCAGTTGTCTCCTTGCAGCACATCTTTGTTTGTGTGCAACGGAGGAATTCTTGCCACTGTTTTGACTTCTTTACACATTTAGTAAACTCACTTAGCTGGTCAAAATGCCATCATATATATGCACATACAACAAGCACATTTAGCCCAGAACACAGCATTTTTTTGGACGTTCATTAAGTTCCGtcgcaatatatatatatatatatatatatatatatatatatatatattttttttttttgtatctttaGGTTCGGTCTTAAAAATGACAGTTTGAATTCTAAGCGAACCAGGgctaaatgtattattttctttttttggttcAGACCAAAAGAACCGAACTGCAAGTGTGAACACTCTTAAATGGCTTTTAAGTGATTTAATTTAATGGAAAATAGGCAAGAGGTACAGACCCTTCTTCCTCCAGAAATTTTCTTTGTAGTACACCATGCATTTGATGACTGAGCCCATAGGCACTCTATGAATGAGTTGGTTCCTCAGAGGGGGCAGTTCAGGGTTAAAATGGATCTTCAAGTTCAGCCCGGGTGGTATGGCAAGTATGACATATTTGGCCTACAAGaacagagaaaaagagaaaagccattaaaaaagaccaatttttacaaatacaagTGATTTCACATAGTTTACTGTTAAAAGGACTGTTGAAGTTATGGGTGGCAGGATCAAACCCCATAAACCATCAACGACGTTCTTAAAGTCgacatgaaatggaagttgtgatagtcttttcttccctattgtgtaACGTATATCCGATTGAAACgtcttctcgaacaagaaaaatttagggcgggacttgatttagTCCATCCAGAATTAATTGGATgtttgtggtttgctattgctgtgatgtaaTGTGaatgacaggttgtcccgccctcacaccagtaaacacataatcagagaagagatgccgttacaaaatggacaaataaataaataatgggcaaataataataataataagaataataataatgtgcacgGACAATAAACTGCAACATTCAATGAAAAAATAAGAAgcgtcaattttgatttcatggtgactttaaagctGCTTTAGGTGATTTGGGTGCTGTAGgcttttactgtgtttttgagcagataaatgcagacttggtgagcataagaaacttattttaaacattaaaaaaaccttACCACCCCAacattttgaactgtagtgtataatCAATCAGTTTTAGATATAAGGACATATTGTTGAATATAGTCGTTCCAGCGTCCCCCCACTGTTCCTCCCCAGAGGGTTAAGCAGCTCTACAGCAGCCTTTAATAAGCTTTCAGCTCAGGAAAGAGGATGTGGCCAGGACAGGGGGATGAAGAGCGGCTTACTGATAACAATCCACCAAGcttacacacacatgcattgtGATACATACTTCAAAGTAGGACATTTGTCCTTCAAATTAGCCGATTTAGCATGAAATGTAAAATACTGCCTATTTAGAAGAAGCTTCATCACTGGTTACTGAACTCATAGACTAACATACTATGCTACTACCATTTGTGCAGTAAGTATATTGTGTGTATTATGCACAAAATAAGGGGTGACCTACTACTGAAATGTATTTGAGTTGATCTTCCATTTCCATGTGACGAATTTGATCGGACCGCCAAAGTTAAGACATTTTACACAActttaaattaagtttttatACACACAGTTCGGGGTCTGTAAGAGTTTTGTGCTTGAAAAAATTGTGCTCACCAATGCTGGATTTATtttgatacagtaaaaacagtaacattgtgaaattttattaaaattaaaaattttccaatttaatgtattttaaaattgtatttattcacGTGATGGCATAGCtacattttcagcagccattactccaatcttcagcatcacatgatctttcagaaatcattctaatatgctgattttgtgctcaggaaacatttattattattatcaatgttgaaaatggttgtgctgcttaatattttggtgTCAATTTTGATAaaattgtaacattataaatgtctttactgataTTTTTATCAAATGATTGCATCCTTTCCATTATTGTTTCCTAGACAACAACTGGACATGTGACATCAGCGTAGCATGCTACTGTTTGAAATTTTGCATAATGCATTCTTTCACATAGCTCGTTATACCGTGTATTATGCAGTAATCATTATGCTAATAGTCCATTCCAAATGTTTTGTGCACCTTCTCACCTTGTATGTCTCCTCATTAACTGTTCTGACTTCCACCAGGTCTCCAGTCTGGTCAATGCTGTAGACGGCTCTGCCCAGCTTCACACGGTCACCCAGCTCCCTCGCCATCGACTCACTGATTTGATTGGCACCTCCGGCAAACTTGCGCTCCTGTCATATGTGGCAGCAGAAAATAGTTTTCCAGacttaacaaaaatatctcacaCATGCATCATACTAAAGTGAAAGTGCACTCTTGTTAGATATAGGTATGATTAGTTTAATAGTCATATACATAAACATTCACATTACGACATGCAACTGTAGTTCTTTAATCCACCAATAGGTGTCTCTATGTCTCAGAGATAGAATGATGGCAGAGTTGTATAATACTGTCCACCATGCACATACCTTATCAGACACATTAGTAATATAAAAAAGTGTAAATAGAACAGTAACAGGCAGACCATGACAGTTTATTAACAATGCCATCCCATTTCTTTAATAAGAAAAGTTCAAATGACAGTTTGTTATTAACTTAAAGAAAACTGTCATTTGGTTTATTTGTGTACCATCAAATGACACATTTGCTAGGAGGCTCCTGCTATATATGTGACCCAGATACAGTGGCCACTATTTCGGTATGTTACATAATCAGTTCTGTGAATGGGGACGGCACAAGGTAGTCTCTCTTGAGAAGTATATATAAGTATGTACTATAATGAACTTACTTAAAGAGTAAAATTCATCTTCATATGAGATTAGTGGCTTGACTGAAAAAATACTGCGAATACATTATGACTGGTGGAGAAGGattgaaaattgtttttttggtcAGTGCTGTTTTAccaatattcaatatttaatttaatattgggTCTACAAACAGACCAATTTTAacaatatgtacatatatgtagcttaacaaattaaaattattataaatcaaTTCAATTATAAGTATTTCATAAATACTCATATTTAAATcctatttctaaaatattataattatttaaatgaataacaatagtattaataataataacaacaataataaattactataaaataaaattaaaataatgacaaaaaaaaaaggtttggaaTAGCAGTTATTggatatttaaacaaatattcGTATCTGTCATCAAAAACATTGGATGATCCCTAGTGGTCTAGAAGAAATTAGAAGAAATATGAGAAATAAAAGCATCAACCAATCATTGATGTCTAACCTGGCATTATGCgtcatttaaatatgaatatgcaTAGTGAATATTTCCTTTGTACTCTGtacagaaaaacatttctctttcTTCCACAGAAAGTCAGCTTTTTGCCTTCCAACTAGACCCATTTTGAGAGCTGTGGTTAGCTAAATTAGGGGTAAAGACTAAATGGTGACAGTGACTATTGGACTTGGCAGGAACATTAGATTGAACAGCCACTGCTTGATTTATATCACTATTTCTAACACCTGCTTTCCTGAACTGCCAATATTTCTAAAAAGACACTGTGGTGTGAGGACGCTAAAGCCCCCATCTCTCACTCGCTTACCCTGTCTTTCTCCCGCTCTCCCACAGAGAATGGTAATTATACTGTAAACACAAGAGCTGGTGCGGTGAAAAAGCCAAAGAGATGCACAAAAACATGCTGTGCAAAACATGGATGTCAGGGGGTTCATATGTCTGGTGTATAATTAACACTGCTCTTTAACAGAGAATTAGCCAACTGTAATAACATAGTATCCAAACTACGCAACAGGCCTACAGCTTCTATGAGCTACAGTAAAAACTTACCTGGCCTCCATTGGTGGTAGAGAAGATTCTCATGGTGCCTCCGCACTGCTTGACGTACCAAAGGAACCACAGAGCAGACACCTCATGGGGCTCGGAGGTTACGTTCACATTGACGAACAGAGTTGCAAAGCGGCGAGCGGCCCTGAAAGCAATACGTTGGTTAAAGTATATGCCATCAACAACCAATATGCCACAACAATACTTGATTTTAATTGGTCCCTTCTCTGTACCTGGTCCAGCAAATCTTGTCAAAGAGTTGCTTCATGGTCATCTTGTCCCACTCTTCGGCATGAGGGGCCCTCCATGGAGCTTCTTTAGGTATCTAAAGTGCATATTTGCTATCAGGCACTCTGACTGTTCATTTACTTTTAATAATTGATTCTGGTTCCATTAACAATACTTATAGTAAGAAACAAATGTttaagaaaaatgcattttcatttgCCAAATGACgagataattaaaaatgtaaaaatttataACACTTCTTGGGAAATGTgttcacatttttttcataGTTTGTTTAGAGGAGacaaatcctttaaaaaaagcattaaacaatactattatttaattaatttattcattatttataaaatacaaCTGAAAATGCACAATTTTCTAAACCAATTTAGGTCTAAGCTATAAGTtatatgtgttttattcacCAGAATGGACTCATTTTTTTGGAAAGGACTACACTGATCATGCTGTATGTATTGGATTGACTAAAAAGAACCAACTCAGAGTCATTCGTTCAGAAACTGGACTACTCTCCTTGCGCCGTGTGTATTCAATTTACGACACATTAGTGTCATTCATTTGGGGAATCAAACTACACTGGTcactttgtttgtttgattcatttaaaggggtcatcaaaaatcaaaattttcctttatcttttgacatataaaaTCTTTGTATCATTAAAACATCCTCCTCACTATAAAATGGGACTCCAAAAATGGATCTGAATTGTGGGATCTGTGACATTACATGGGCAAATAgtacatttgcatatgactgTCTCAAGAGCAAGATAtcaggcttgttcgagatgcatcggcactGCGCAGACCGATTGGCGTATGGCATCAAAAAGTAACGCTAGAGCAATTTGAGAGCAGAcgactccttatgcttttgaatcgctctcaaGGTACTTTGATGTTATAtgccgatcggtctgcgcagcgccgatgcatctcgaacaagccaaTTAACAAACAGTTTTACATCACACCCTAGGCTCCGCCCACTTGCGTCCAGTCACTTAATGGCTGACACCTCTCTGAGTGTCATGAAACCGTCTACATTGGATAAAGTATACACATGCCCGTTCAATTTCGGACTTACTTCATATGCTTGAGTCGGCTGACAACAGGACAAAATGTAAGAGTAAAGTAGCGTTCGCTTTGATACATACTGTTTAAAAACTGCTGGTTTATGTCTCTGTACAGACTTCAGATTCCAGTGTCAGGAACATGtggatgctttatttttaatggCGTCTCGGAAAGCGAAggaggattatatgtttgttcggagcatttgATTGCAGATTGATTTGGACTGCACTGGTTTTGCTGTACGTGGTTTCACTAAAAAGTCATTAGTGTCATTCTTTCAGaaatcagactacactggtcACCCGTATCTGTTTGATTCACCACTAAGAACCAACTCATGAGAGTAATTGGTTCAAGAATCAGATCACATGTGTTGCATTGTATGTATTTGAGtcactaaaaatatttacatattagaGCCATTCATTCGGGAAGCAAACTACCCTGTTTGTATTCTGTTCTGTAATGTAGATTTAGTATGGGGCCGGTTCTGATTAAAAATGGCCTTTACCTCCATTCCCATCTTGTCCATTGTCCTCCAGAGGTTGTTGTAGTCCATGTAGGCGAAAGGGTTCCACATTGGAGGGAAAGGCCCTTTGAATGGATATGACTTCCCCTGGGAAACAAGAAACAAtgtctgtaaaaaaaacatactaccTTATCACCAAATAATGAAAATTGTAATTATGATTTTGTCATTGTTGACGTAATGTCTTTATCATAGCCATCATGACCTCATTATCATTAGAAGTGTAAGCAGTCTGGAATGGAAAACGGTCTTCGTTGCCTAAAATATACGTAACTGCATCTTGCCTGGCTTGGAATCAAATAAGTCAATGGGGGGCCTCTGTTCACAGCCTTTACAGTTTGCATTAATACAACCAGAAGATCAGAAACAACTTGACCTTATCAAGTCTCAGTAAGATTTTATGATTTTCACATAAAAAAGTGACAATCTTCTTCATTAAGAGCAGGACAAAGACATATGCTCATTTAGAGAACATACAATAATGAAAAAGTACCTATAAATAACGCTAATACAATAAAAAGGAAATTCATAATCACAGATAATGACAATATTAGCCTTTGGCAAACAGCAGCTATATGAcacaagctgttcacacatcGCTTGCTTCCCACAGTAGTGGAAACGCTTAGTCAGTATGATCATTCTCTGCGGCTGGCCAATAGGGTAACTATATGCAGACATTACTTCATACCTGGATTGCTCTGTTGCTGTGGGGCTCTTAAATAAGCACCGTTGGGCTGATTGATTAATGTTTGACTACACTTCTTCAACATTAAGCCATTAATGATTGCTAAACCCATAATTAAAATGAAGTCCCTGATCTAGAGTGACAGTCAAAATTGTACTAAAGGATGTTGCGACATTGAATGAAGCAACCTAGTCAAAACTGCTGACAAAATCAAAGACCTGTCACCTAGAAGTATTCTCACGCACCCCTGGGTTTGATGTCCAGTGTTCACTTCCGAGCAATTTGTCCTTTGTCATAATGACTCGTGCATTTTCAGCGCACCGTTTTGGAAAACCCTGTTATTTTATTGCTCGCAGAAAACATCAGATGGGAACCAGAGTGGTTTTTGAGCAGTACTAGAATGCACTTAATAGGACAGTTAAACGGTTGAACACTTCAAATGGCAAACCACGGCAAAACATTTGTCAGCAACGCAGGGATGCCATGCTCCTTTTGTTTTGAGCGGCCACCATGGTAGTTCTGGCACACCTGGCGCCCTAGACAAGATAAAAcatgaccaaaaaaaacaaaaaaagaaaaatatgacaGTTTTGGTAGTTTTCATTTAGCATTCTATGGTTCAAATCTAgcttattatataaaattaaaaaaggcaACTTGACAATTTTGTAATCTATATTATCAATGCTTAATTCTACATTTACATTGATGTTTTTTGCTAGAGGTACCTAAAGCATCTCCcattgcattcaaggtatacatttatacagtttTTGAGCAACAGGAATGATCAAATAtacttttttccccatttaaaATACACATCTGAGGGGGCACATGCATGACGTTTCTCTAGCAATTGAACCTATCTTTCTTA is a window of Megalobrama amblycephala isolate DHTTF-2021 linkage group LG6, ASM1881202v1, whole genome shotgun sequence DNA encoding:
- the mao gene encoding LOW QUALITY PROTEIN: amine oxidase [flavin-containing] (The sequence of the model RefSeq protein was modified relative to this genomic sequence to represent the inferred CDS: inserted 1 base in 1 codon) codes for the protein MRSGSSALSASETNSTMTANAYDVIVIGGGISGLSAAKLLVESGLNPVLLEARNRVGGRTFTVQNKETKWVDLGGAYIGPTQNRILRIAKEYGVKTYKVNEEESLVHYVKGKSYPFKGPFPPMWNPFAYMDYNNLWRTMDKMGMEIPKEAPWRAPHAEEWDKMTMKQLFDKICWTRAARRFATLFVNVNVTSEPHEVSALWFLWYVKQCGGTMRIFSTTNGGQERKFAGGANQISESMARELGDRVKLGRAVYSIDQTGDLVEVRTVNEETYKAKYVILAIPPGLNLKIHFNPELPPLRNQLIHRVPMGSVIKCMVYYKENFWRKKGFCGSMVIEEEDAPIGLTLDDTKPDGSVPAIMGFILARKSRKLAGLTKDERKRRICEIYSRVLGSEEALHPVHYEEKNWCEEEYSGGCYTAYFXPGIMTQYGRVLREPVGRLYFAGTETATEWSGYMEGAVQAGERATREILYAMGKLHASQIWQSEPESLDVPARPFVTTFWERNLPSVGGFLTFMGVSSFLALATAAGVVAFKKGLLPRS